The following proteins come from a genomic window of Spinacia oleracea cultivar Varoflay unplaced genomic scaffold, BTI_SOV_V1 SOVchr0_083, whole genome shotgun sequence:
- the LOC130465177 gene encoding probable serine/threonine-protein kinase At1g54610, with translation MGCICCKPSAIEDDSKDSPRERLSSKAAVSSEVRVSSRVSSLRREDRNNHHHDNHSNSSNGGDEKVMLIDKQVNNGSVRLQGESFERKREKPELVVTHHLGSGPIPKPVSIEGEQVAAGWPTWLVAVAGEAIKGWVPRRADSFEKLDKIGQGTYSNVYRARDLEQRKIVALKKVRFDNLEPESVRFMAREIHILRRLDHPNIIKLEGLVTSRMSCSLYLVFEYMEHDLAGLASHPAVKFTEPQVKCYMQQLLCGLDHCHSRGVLHRDIKGSNLLIDNNGILKIADFGLASFYDPHQSQPLTSRVVTLWYRPPELLLGATYYGTSVDLWSSGCILAELYAGKPIMPGRTEVEQLHKIFKLCGSPSEEYWRKSKLPHATIFKPQQPYIRRVAETFKDFPVPALGLLEILLSVDPADRGSSSSALKSEFFAMKPLPCDPSSLPKYPPSKEFDAKMRDEEARRQGAAGSRANRGDPERRGTRESRAIPAPDANAELVVSMQKRQAQSNSKSRSEKFNPHQEEVASGFPIEPPRISQAREDSGISRHGHHHKRASHSGPLVNPAAWVKAGKNMDDVSKVSNGAEISTLSGPMAARRSFLSEDKREKSSSLQSGAPKLVSRFPGSFKEVSSESMKRRDQMQGPANSHQNEDGRSSNKDPVLLGYGSKGSKIHYSGPLIVPSSNMDQMLKDHDRHIQEAVRRARIDKAKIRKMQAEGNQVSSASLFVAGR, from the exons ATGGGTTGCATTTGTTGCAAACCATCGGCAATTGAGGATGACAGTAAGGATAGTCCAAGAGAGCGGCTTTCGAGCAAGGCGGCCGTTTCGTCAGAAGTGAGGGTTTCGTCAAGAGTATCCTCACTGAGGAGGGAAGATCGGAATAATCATCATCATGATAATCATAGTAATAGCAGTAATGGGGGTGATGAGAAGGTAATGTTGATTGATAAGCAGGTGAATAATGGGAGTGTTCGTTTACAAGGGGAGAGTTTCGAGCGCAAGAGGGAGAAACCTGAGTTGGTAGTTACTCATCATTTGGGGAGCGGGCCGATTCCGAAACCGGTGTCGATCGAAGGAGAGCAGGTCGCTGCTGGGTGGCCTACTTGGCTTGTTGCCGTTGCCGGGGAGGCTATTAAAGGATGGGTACCGCGGCGGGCTGATTCCTTTGAGAAGCTAGATAAG ATTGGCCAGGGCACCTACAGTAACGTCTATAGAGCTCGGGATCTTGAACAAAGGAAAATTGTTGCTTTGAAGAAAGTAAGATTTGATAACTTGGAGCCTGAAAGTGTACGCTTCATGGCACGAGAGATTCACATTCTTCGTAGACTAGACCATCCTAATATAATAAAACTGGAGGGTCTTGTTACCTCAAGGATGTCTTGCAGCTTATACCTCGTGTTTGAGTATATGGAGCATGACCTTGCAGGGCTTGCATCGCATCCAGCTGTAAAGTTTACTGAACCACAG GTTAAGTGCTATATGCAGCAGCTGTTATGTGGACTGGATCACTGTCATAGCAGGGGCGTTCTACACCGGGACATTAAGGGATCTAATCTTTTAATTGATAACAATGGGATACTGAAGATTGCAGATTTTGGTCTAGCTAGCTTTTATGATCCTCATCAAAGCCAGCCTCTAACAAGCAGAGTTGTAACTCTTTGGTATAGGCCTCCAGAGCTTTTACTCGGTGCAACATATTATGGTACATCAGTGGACTTGTGGAGTAGCGGTTGCATACTTGCTGAACTCTATGCCGGCAAGCCAATAATGCCTGGACGAACAGAG GTGGAACAATTACACAAAATTTTTAAGCTTTGTGGCTCGCCTTCTGAAGAATATTggagaaaatcaaaattaccgCATGCAACAATCTTCAAACCCCAACAACCATATATTCGTCGTGTTGCAGAAACATTTAAAGACTTTCCTGTTCCAGCTCTAGGTCTTTTGGAAATTCTTCTTTCAGTTGATCCTGCTGACCGTGGCTCGTCCTCTTCTGCCTTAAAGAGTGAG TTCTTTGCTATGAAACCACTTCCTTGTGATCCATCAAGCTTGCCAAAATATCCTCCAAGCAAAGAGTTTGATGCAAAAATGAGAGACGAGGAGGCTAGAAG ACAAGGAGCTGCTGGGAGCAGGGCCAATAGGGGTGACCCTGAAAGAAGGGGAACAAGAGAATCCCGAGCCATCCCTGCACCGGATGCCAATGCTGAATTAGTTGTGTCCATGCAG AAGAGGCAAGCTCAATCTAATTCAAAGAGCCGAAGTGAGAAGTTCAACCCCCACCAGGAAGAGGTTGCTTCCGGCTTTCCGATTGAACCCCCTAGAATATCTCAAGCAAGAGAAGATTCTGGTATAAGCCGGCATGGACACCATCATAAGAGAGCATCACATTCAGGACCACTTGTTAATCCAGCAGCATGGGTGAAGGCTGGCAAGAACATGGATGATGTTTCCAAAGTGTCAAATGGTGCTGAAATATCAACACTTTCTGGTCCAATGGCAGCAAGGAGGAGCTTCTTATCTGAGGATAAGAGAGAAAAGTCTAGTTCTCTGCAATCTGGTGCTCCGAAACTAGTATCAAGGTTCCCTGGATCATTCAAAGAAGTATCATCAGAGTCCATGAAAAGGCGAGATCAAATGCAGGGCCCTGCAAATTCTCATCAAAATGAAGATGGAAGAAGTAGCAATAAAGATCCTGTGCTT CTTGGTTATGGATCAAAGGGGAGCAAAATTCACTACTCAGGACCTCTAATAGTCCCTTCAAGCAATATGGATCAGATGTTGAAAGATCATGATCGCCATATCCAAGAAGCAGTTAGAAGAGCACGTATAGACAAGGCGAAAATCAGAAAGATGCAGGCTGAAGGAAATCAAGTATCTTCTGCTTCATTGTTTGTTGCTGGCCGTTGA